A window of Benincasa hispida cultivar B227 chromosome 9, ASM972705v1, whole genome shotgun sequence genomic DNA:
CTCGTTCCTCCTCTTTCAGAACCTTCTCGATCTCGCTCGCGAAAACATTGTCCAATAACCCATCCGTACCGACGACGACGATATCTCCGGCCGAAACTTCAACTCTACACTCCCAAGGCTGTATCGGCAATCCAAGATCAAATCCAGCCATCAATTGAAAAGGACAGTTGAATTGGTGTTGTTGCGATACCGATACAAAAACgagtttcttctttctgaagATCATGAATCCGCTATCGCCTATGTTCGCCGCCTTCAACGCATTACCTCTCAGAGCGATTATACAGGCGGTTGAAGATCCGAGAATCCTCGTTGTTTTCATGTAACCTTTCGTTAGAATCCTCTTCGGATCTGCGTCTACGTCCGCCGCTGCTGCGGCGGCGCAGTTCGCCATCAGTGCTCTGGCATACTCGCCGGAGTCGATCCCTTCCTCCGCCCAAGCACCGACGCCGTCCGCCACTCCAAAGACTTTGTCCGGTGTGGAGATGAAGTGAGCATCCTCTCCTTGTGGTCCGAGCGAGTTTTGCTTCGGAATGTAGAAGGATCCGAAGCCGATTCTCAAGTCCGGAGCGGAAGGCACGGCGATGGGAGCGGCGGCCGCGAAAGGATTAAAAGAATGATTCATAgagtgatatttaatttaataaaggaaaaataaatcgGAAATTGTAATTTCTCTAATTCGAAAAGTGGCAGAGAAAATT
This region includes:
- the LOC120084988 gene encoding probable protein phosphatase 2C 55 encodes the protein MNHSFNPFAAAAPIAVPSAPDLRIGFGSFYIPKQNSLGPQGEDAHFISTPDKVFGVADGVGAWAEEGIDSGEYARALMANCAAAAAADVDADPKRILTKGYMKTTRILGSSTACIIALRGNALKAANIGDSGFMIFRKKKLVFVSVSQQHQFNCPFQLMAGFDLGLPIQPWECRVEVSAGDIVVVGTDGLLDNVFASEIEKVLKEEERVDPGKLAWRLAGLALRNSFDKCRTTPFSAAARRAGFSCDGGKIDDITVIVGHVQEGKVKRF